The Deltaproteobacteria bacterium DNA segment CAGTACGTCGGTTTCCCGGCGAATAAACTAGTTGCCAAACTCGTCCCCGCTTCGCCGCTGCGCGCCAAGCAGCGCAACATGGTCTATGTCGGCGCCTTGGCCTATCTCTTCGGTATCGACATGGCGGTGATCAAGGCAGTACTTGAGGACACTTTTGGCAAAAAACCCGCGGTCATCGAATCGAACCTGGTTTGCATCGATGCCGGCTATCAATATTGCAAGGAACAGGGCGTCAAGCAGAGCATCGCGCGCCTGGAAGCGATTCCCGGCGGCAACCAAGGCAAAATCATCACCGAAGGCAACACCGCGGCGGCGCTGGGCGCCATTTACGGCGGCGCGTCGGTTATTTGCTGGTATCCGATCACGCCGTCGAGTTCCTTGGCCGAATCGATGGAATATTATCTGCCCCGCCTACGTAAGCAGATCGACGGCAA contains these protein-coding regions:
- a CDS encoding 2-oxoacid:acceptor oxidoreductase subunit alpha, whose amino-acid sequence is MDTLLINDLNICIATENGSGSASSNNILFKAIFKMGIPCSSKNMFPSNIQGLPTWYQIRACADGYMSRKDVIDVMVMFNDTTAAKDIYRVRDGGILLYDDSTPLAASLKRDGVQYVGFPANKLVAKLVPASPLRAKQRNMVYVGALAYLFGIDMAVIKAVLEDTFGKKPAVIESNLVCIDAGYQYCKEQGVKQSIARLEAIPGGNQGKIITEGNTAAALGAIYGGASVICWYPITPSSSLAESMEYYLPRLRKQIDG